One genomic window of Microbacterium sp. BH-3-3-3 includes the following:
- a CDS encoding Na+/H+ antiporter subunit E, which produces MSPSRRSQVGLFLHQLPFLVWLVALWMLLWGQFTWLAFLTGLVAAIFVTRVFRLPPVELSGRINLWYGLVFVVTFLGAVIRGSLIVAWQVVDLRRQPGAAIIAVPLRVDDDVIMAHTAVTASLIPGSLIVDVDRENRTLFLHTIGVRSDADAEHQRRVVLGWEARITRAVGSKEELQELRAKIAESDADARHGAETPRDGRTLL; this is translated from the coding sequence ATGAGCCCGTCGCGCCGCTCCCAGGTGGGGCTGTTCCTGCACCAGCTGCCGTTCCTGGTGTGGCTGGTCGCCCTGTGGATGCTGCTGTGGGGCCAGTTCACGTGGCTGGCGTTCCTCACCGGTCTGGTGGCGGCGATCTTCGTCACGCGGGTGTTCCGCCTGCCCCCGGTCGAGCTGTCCGGCCGCATCAACCTCTGGTACGGGCTCGTCTTCGTCGTCACCTTCCTCGGCGCGGTCATCCGCGGCTCGCTCATCGTGGCGTGGCAGGTCGTCGATCTCCGGCGGCAGCCGGGGGCCGCGATCATCGCGGTGCCGCTGCGTGTCGACGACGACGTGATCATGGCGCACACCGCCGTCACGGCATCCCTCATTCCCGGCTCGCTCATCGTCGACGTCGATCGTGAGAACCGCACCCTGTTCCTGCACACCATCGGCGTGCGAAGCGATGCGGATGCCGAGCATCAGCGCCGCGTCGTGCTCGGCTGGGAAGCCCGCATCACGCGGGCCGTCGGCTCGAAGGAAGAGCTGCAGGAGCTGCGGGCCAAGATCGCCGAGTCCGATGCCGATGCCCGGCACGGAGCCGAGACCCCGCGCGACGGGAGAACCCTGCTGTGA
- a CDS encoding Na(+)/H(+) antiporter subunit C, with protein sequence MTISLVLVIVMAVLFACGVYAMLERSLTRVLIGFLLLGNAANLLLLIVMGAPGRAPFYDGQTDPADMSDALPQALTLTAIVITFGISAFLLALIYRSWQLGQADTVIDDADDVALRTRTATEPEDAMDEESRSDDDDVTTDFVGDVASPIRVLHQGDLSQLVDDAPVDRVAVQRDDDDAPTPDSRDPQDGDRP encoded by the coding sequence GTGACCATCTCTCTCGTCCTCGTCATCGTGATGGCCGTGCTCTTCGCGTGCGGTGTGTACGCCATGCTCGAGCGCAGCCTGACCCGCGTGCTCATCGGCTTCCTCCTGCTGGGCAACGCCGCCAATCTGCTGCTGCTCATCGTCATGGGCGCCCCGGGCAGGGCGCCGTTCTACGACGGGCAGACCGACCCCGCCGACATGTCCGACGCGCTGCCGCAGGCGCTGACGCTGACGGCCATCGTCATCACGTTCGGCATCTCGGCGTTCCTGCTCGCGTTGATCTACCGCTCCTGGCAGCTGGGTCAGGCCGACACGGTCATCGACGACGCCGACGACGTGGCTCTTCGCACCCGCACGGCGACCGAGCCCGAAGACGCCATGGACGAAGAGTCGCGTTCCGACGACGACGACGTCACCACCGACTTCGTGGGCGACGTGGCCTCGCCCATCCGGGTGCTGCACCAGGGCGACCTGTCGCAGCTCGTCGACGACGCACCGGTCGACCGCGTCGCCGTGCAGCGCGACGACGACGACGCCCCCACCCCCGACTCCCGCGACCCCCAGGATGGTGATCGCCCGTGA
- a CDS encoding Na+/H+ antiporter subunit D, producing the protein MSALVPLLVGIPLIGAAINLVFGRRKKTQIVVSVASLAAVLVLGAVLLVEVDTNGPLAVAIAAWDIPFGIVLYVDVLAALLVVVTSIVLLAVLLFSIGQGAADNDEDTPVSIFYPAYLILGAGIFNAFIAGDLFNLYVGFEILLVASYVLITLGGTESRIRTGVVYIVVSLVSSILFLAAIAMVYGALGTVNMVQISERMALLPQDTQTILHLMLLLAFAIKAAVFPLSFWLPDSYPTAPAPVTAVFAGLLTKVGVYAIIRTETQLFVDNDLNFLLMMVALSTMIVGILGAVAQAELKRILSFTLVSHIGYMIFGLAINTPLAVGATIYYIVHHIIVQTTLFLAVGLIERRAGSTSILKVKGLMRAAPLLAVLYFIPAINLGGLPPFSGFIGKYALFDAAAQVGTPVMMVLIVGGIATSILTLYALMRAWNLSFWRENEDSPETMERVAYLGNAPAATISTERRAIPRIMTSATVGMVAVTLALTVFAGPLLDMCLRAGVTITDGVSLVQVREQAGQQ; encoded by the coding sequence GTGAGCGCCCTCGTTCCCCTGCTCGTCGGCATCCCGCTCATCGGCGCCGCGATCAACCTCGTGTTCGGCCGTCGCAAGAAGACGCAGATCGTCGTGTCGGTGGCCTCTCTCGCGGCCGTGCTCGTGCTCGGCGCCGTGCTGCTCGTCGAGGTGGATACGAACGGCCCCCTCGCCGTGGCCATCGCCGCGTGGGACATCCCGTTCGGCATCGTGCTGTACGTCGACGTGCTCGCCGCGCTCCTGGTGGTGGTCACCAGCATCGTGCTGCTCGCCGTGCTGCTGTTCTCGATCGGTCAGGGAGCCGCCGACAACGACGAGGACACCCCGGTCTCGATCTTCTACCCGGCCTACCTCATCCTCGGCGCGGGCATCTTCAACGCCTTCATCGCGGGCGACCTGTTCAACCTCTACGTGGGCTTCGAGATCCTGCTGGTCGCCTCGTACGTGCTCATCACCCTGGGCGGAACCGAGTCGCGCATCCGCACGGGGGTCGTCTACATCGTCGTCTCGCTGGTGTCGTCGATCCTCTTCCTCGCCGCGATCGCGATGGTCTACGGCGCGCTCGGCACGGTCAACATGGTGCAGATCAGCGAGCGCATGGCGCTGCTGCCGCAGGACACCCAGACGATCCTGCATCTCATGCTGCTTCTCGCGTTCGCCATCAAGGCGGCCGTGTTCCCGCTGTCGTTCTGGCTGCCCGACTCGTACCCCACGGCTCCGGCGCCGGTGACCGCGGTGTTCGCCGGGTTGCTGACCAAGGTGGGCGTCTACGCGATCATCCGCACCGAGACGCAGCTGTTCGTCGACAACGACCTCAACTTCCTGCTGATGATGGTGGCGCTGTCGACGATGATCGTCGGCATTTTGGGCGCCGTCGCGCAGGCCGAGCTCAAACGCATCCTGTCGTTCACGCTCGTGAGCCACATCGGCTACATGATCTTCGGCCTGGCCATCAACACGCCGCTGGCGGTGGGGGCGACGATCTACTACATCGTCCACCACATCATCGTGCAGACCACGCTGTTCCTCGCCGTAGGCCTCATCGAGCGCCGCGCGGGCAGCACCTCGATCCTCAAGGTGAAGGGCCTCATGCGGGCCGCGCCCCTTCTGGCGGTGCTGTACTTCATTCCGGCCATCAACCTCGGCGGACTGCCGCCGTTCTCGGGCTTCATCGGCAAGTACGCGCTCTTCGACGCGGCGGCCCAGGTGGGGACGCCGGTGATGATGGTGCTGATCGTGGGCGGGATCGCGACATCGATCCTGACGCTCTACGCCCTGATGCGCGCGTGGAACCTGTCGTTCTGGCGCGAGAACGAGGATTCGCCCGAGACGATGGAGCGCGTCGCCTACCTCGGCAACGCCCCCGCCGCGACGATCTCGACCGAGCGTCGTGCGATCCCGCGCATCATGACCTCGGCGACGGTCGGCATGGTGGCCGTGACCCTGGCGCTGACGGTGTTCGCGGGCCCGCTGCTCGACATGTGCCTGCGGGCGGGCGTCACCATCACCGACGGCGTGAGTCTCGTGCAGGTGCGGGAACAGGCGGGTCAGCAATGA
- a CDS encoding ABC transporter permease codes for MYGTYLRRELAGRTKQTVIVAVGLAIAIALVIVVNALSAGVRDAQSQALSSVYGVGTDLTVTGAQAQPGEDGGGPRFDFGADAGSTQDGTTTLSQSRLMTDRMRATLDASTVTTVTALDGVSAATGALALTNTTFSGQMPDRSATTDAGTGTGGGMGGGAGQPPSGGPGGDGGSAFGVDSFSVLGVDPAATVGPLSSVTVTDGRGLTAADAGTDVAVIDATYAASAGLAVGGTIDLGGTTMQIVGVVASASSDADTAANVYLPLDVAQSLAGVGDVVSTVYVQADSADAIDTVQSEVSTALPDATVSSQSELASTVSGSLSSASSLISNLGTWLSIVVLLVALSLAVLFTISGVARRTREFGTLKAIGWSNGQIVRQVAGESFAQGLIGGVAGLILGLGGILLINVISPTVSVTSSATTGGPGGQGGPGGGGGFGQAAAQATDIVLSAPVTPVVVVAAVGIAVLGGVLAGAFGGWRAARLSPAAALRSVA; via the coding sequence ATGTACGGCACCTACCTGCGGCGCGAACTCGCCGGCCGCACCAAACAGACCGTGATCGTCGCGGTCGGACTCGCGATCGCCATCGCGCTCGTCATCGTCGTCAACGCACTCTCGGCGGGCGTGCGCGACGCGCAGTCGCAGGCCCTCTCGTCGGTGTACGGGGTCGGCACCGACCTCACCGTCACCGGGGCGCAGGCCCAGCCCGGCGAAGACGGGGGCGGGCCGCGGTTCGACTTCGGCGCCGACGCCGGTTCGACGCAGGACGGCACGACCACCCTCAGCCAGTCGCGCCTCATGACCGACAGGATGCGCGCGACCCTCGACGCCTCGACCGTCACCACCGTCACCGCTCTCGACGGCGTGTCCGCCGCCACCGGGGCCCTGGCCCTGACGAACACGACGTTCTCGGGTCAGATGCCCGACCGCAGCGCCACCACCGACGCGGGCACGGGCACCGGAGGCGGCATGGGCGGCGGCGCGGGCCAGCCGCCGTCCGGCGGCCCCGGCGGCGACGGCGGCAGTGCGTTCGGCGTCGACTCGTTCAGCGTGCTGGGCGTCGACCCCGCCGCCACCGTCGGTCCACTGTCGTCGGTGACGGTCACCGACGGCCGGGGCCTCACCGCTGCAGACGCCGGCACCGACGTCGCCGTGATCGACGCCACGTACGCGGCGAGCGCCGGGCTGGCCGTGGGCGGAACGATCGACCTGGGCGGAACGACGATGCAGATCGTCGGCGTCGTGGCCTCGGCGTCGTCCGATGCCGACACCGCGGCGAACGTGTACCTGCCGCTCGACGTCGCCCAGAGTCTCGCGGGCGTCGGCGACGTGGTCTCGACCGTCTACGTGCAGGCCGATTCCGCGGATGCCATCGACACGGTGCAGAGCGAGGTCTCGACCGCGCTGCCCGACGCCACCGTCAGCTCGCAGTCGGAGCTCGCCTCGACGGTCTCGGGCTCGCTGTCCAGCGCGTCATCGCTCATCTCGAACCTCGGCACCTGGCTGTCGATCGTGGTCCTGCTGGTCGCTCTGTCGCTCGCGGTGCTGTTCACGATCTCCGGCGTCGCACGCCGCACGCGGGAGTTCGGCACCCTCAAGGCCATCGGCTGGTCCAACGGCCAGATCGTCCGCCAGGTCGCCGGGGAATCGTTCGCGCAGGGCCTCATCGGCGGCGTCGCGGGTCTGATCCTCGGCCTCGGCGGCATCCTGCTGATCAACGTCATCTCGCCCACCGTCTCGGTGACGTCGAGCGCCACCACGGGTGGCCCCGGCGGTCAGGGCGGTCCCGGCGGTGGGGGCGGCTTCGGCCAGGCGGCCGCGCAGGCCACCGACATCGTGCTCAGTGCGCCCGTGACCCCCGTGGTCGTGGTGGCGGCCGTCGGCATCGCCGTGCTGGGCGGCGTGCTCGCCGGAGCCTTCGGCGGGTGGCGTGCTGCACGCCTCAGCCCCGCCGCCGCCCTCCGCTCGGTCGCGTGA
- a CDS encoding cell wall metabolism sensor histidine kinase WalK — MTQRRSTRRRWTLRRTLVAGTSVLVALAFVVMSVATILSLRSFAFDRLDEQVREGLSFAAGRGGFDGRGDVDRPPGMDAASPAPRVGTLLVVIAGDGSVQTSEYTRADGTEVAVSDDQVAQLRSSVATDRTPTTVDLGGDLGAFRIAAAENDGTTVIAGNSEADVTATTSALTGILVAVSAVTLLIAVLTLSLFVRRSLRPLDRVADVAQRVSTLSLDAGSVDIPDRVAAADTDADTEVGRVGSSLNDLLGHVQSSLAARQHSEEQLRRFIADASHELRTPLSSIRGYAQLSLGEAGPMTPTQARSFDRIESEAERMASLVDDLLLLARLDAGQPLRREEVELTLLAVDAVSDAQAADATHEWRLDVTDDLISVPGDENRLRQVVANLLRNAQTHTPAGAVVTLSLARAGGEAVLRVADTGPGIDPGIAERLFERFARGDDSRNRDAGSTGLGLSIALAITAAHGGSIAVESVPGRTVFEVRLPAA, encoded by the coding sequence ATGACGCAGAGGCGATCGACCCGGCGCCGCTGGACGCTGCGGCGCACGCTCGTGGCGGGGACGAGTGTGCTCGTGGCCCTCGCCTTCGTCGTGATGAGCGTCGCGACGATCCTGTCGTTGCGCTCCTTCGCGTTCGATCGCCTCGACGAACAGGTGCGCGAGGGACTGTCGTTCGCCGCCGGACGGGGCGGCTTCGACGGGCGGGGCGATGTCGACCGGCCCCCGGGGATGGATGCCGCGAGCCCCGCGCCGCGGGTCGGCACCCTGCTGGTGGTGATCGCCGGCGACGGCTCGGTGCAGACCTCGGAGTACACGCGCGCCGACGGCACCGAGGTCGCGGTGAGCGACGATCAGGTCGCCCAGCTGCGCTCTTCGGTCGCGACCGACCGCACACCGACGACCGTCGACCTGGGGGGAGACCTCGGCGCCTTCCGCATCGCAGCGGCCGAGAACGACGGCACCACGGTCATCGCCGGCAACTCGGAGGCCGACGTGACGGCGACCACCTCGGCGCTGACGGGGATCCTCGTCGCGGTCTCGGCGGTCACCCTGCTCATCGCGGTGCTCACCCTGTCGCTCTTCGTGCGGAGGAGCCTGCGGCCCCTCGACCGGGTCGCCGACGTCGCCCAGCGCGTCTCGACGCTGTCGCTCGACGCGGGGAGCGTCGACATCCCCGACCGGGTCGCCGCGGCCGACACCGACGCCGATACCGAGGTGGGGCGGGTGGGCTCCTCGCTCAACGACCTGCTGGGGCACGTGCAGTCGTCGTTGGCCGCGCGTCAGCACAGCGAGGAGCAGCTGCGGCGGTTCATCGCGGATGCCAGTCACGAACTGCGCACGCCGCTGTCGAGCATCCGCGGCTACGCGCAGCTGTCGCTGGGCGAAGCCGGTCCGATGACCCCGACGCAGGCCCGCTCGTTCGACCGGATCGAGTCGGAGGCCGAGCGCATGGCATCCCTCGTCGACGACCTGTTGCTGCTCGCGCGTCTGGACGCGGGCCAGCCGCTGCGCCGCGAAGAGGTGGAACTGACCCTTCTCGCCGTCGACGCCGTGAGCGACGCGCAGGCGGCGGACGCCACGCACGAGTGGCGCCTCGACGTCACCGACGACCTCATATCGGTGCCCGGCGACGAGAACCGCCTGCGCCAGGTCGTCGCGAACCTGCTGCGCAACGCCCAGACGCACACGCCGGCCGGAGCGGTGGTGACGCTGTCGCTCGCACGCGCGGGCGGCGAGGCCGTCTTGCGCGTCGCCGACACCGGCCCGGGGATCGACCCCGGCATCGCGGAGCGGCTGTTCGAGCGCTTCGCCCGCGGCGACGACTCGCGCAACCGCGACGCCGGCAGCACGGGCCTGGGCTTGTCGATCGCCCTGGCGATCACGGCGGCGCACGGGGGCTCGATCGCGGTCGAGAGTGTGCCGGGCCGGACGGTGTTCGAGGTGCGGCTGCCTGCGGCGTGA
- a CDS encoding SRPBCC family protein, translated as MRCTPDDLFAVLSDGWLYPVWVVGAARMRDVDEHWPRKGARIHHSLGIWPVMMHDETEIVEWSPPHRLRLRPKAGILGRGVIRIDARPHADGTAVTILEEPVSGAASLLPAALWKPMLVLRNHECLNRLAFLAEGRREEREARELDHRTETPDPQDGTPSPQAREDVRDAGV; from the coding sequence ATGCGCTGCACGCCCGACGACTTGTTCGCCGTGCTGTCCGACGGCTGGCTGTACCCCGTGTGGGTCGTCGGGGCGGCGCGCATGCGCGACGTCGACGAGCACTGGCCGCGCAAGGGCGCGCGCATCCACCACTCCCTCGGCATCTGGCCGGTCATGATGCACGACGAGACCGAGATCGTCGAGTGGTCTCCGCCGCACCGGCTGCGGTTGCGGCCGAAGGCCGGCATCCTGGGTCGCGGGGTGATCCGCATCGACGCCCGGCCGCACGCCGACGGCACCGCGGTCACGATCCTCGAGGAGCCCGTCTCGGGCGCGGCGTCACTGCTGCCCGCGGCCCTGTGGAAACCGATGCTCGTCCTGCGCAACCACGAGTGCCTGAACCGCCTGGCGTTCCTGGCCGAAGGCCGCCGCGAAGAGCGCGAGGCCCGCGAACTCGATCACCGCACCGAGACGCCCGACCCGCAAGACGGCACCCCGTCGCCGCAGGCACGCGAAGACGTGCGCGACGCCGGCGTCTGA
- a CDS encoding YhgE/Pip domain-containing protein, translating to MKIPQMIAAELRRLTSTRMSVIALVALLAVPILYGGLYLWANQDPYGNLSSVPVALVVDDQGADVNGQQRNLGDEAADQLLDSDTFEWHRVSSDAADAGLQAGDFDFIVTLPADFTEAVASLSSATPRQADIELRTNDANNYLASTIGTQAVARIQASVAKKVVDEAGLTLLDALHTVRVSLVDATTGATQVVDGLNSAKSGSSQLVSGSSQLADGSSQLADGTAQLSSGANQLRDGTAQLRDGAAQVADGAQQVAGGVDRIDAAAREVGSVAFDAAARLPEARADIAKALADAGLDQARIDEILSRLDPVGQRLTEANGRVQNTVNQIDQLDDGARQVAAGSASVASGAATAADGASALADGAGSAASGAASLRDGSAQVRDGATQLDSGLAQLATGATQLRDGLASGVQQIPDNDQTTRQAQASAISDPVAVGTSAVTKAQNYGAGLAPFFAALAGWIGIYALFLIVKPVSKRAVTALRSPVRVTLAGWLTPAGLGALQMVGLFTVLAVALQFSFANPWAALGILIFASATYAAIVLALNVWLGSVGQFLGLVLMVLQLVTAGGTFPWQTLPAPLAALHHVLPMGYVVDAMRQVMYGGDVGRVGYDLLVLGAWMVGGVLLAAIGVTRMTHHRTLRDLQPSLIG from the coding sequence ATGAAGATCCCGCAGATGATCGCGGCGGAGTTGCGCCGACTGACCTCCACCCGCATGTCGGTGATCGCCCTGGTGGCGCTGCTCGCCGTGCCCATCCTCTACGGCGGCCTGTACCTCTGGGCGAACCAGGACCCCTACGGCAACCTGTCCAGCGTCCCCGTCGCACTCGTCGTCGACGATCAGGGCGCCGACGTCAACGGACAGCAACGCAACCTCGGCGACGAGGCGGCCGATCAACTGCTCGACAGCGACACGTTCGAGTGGCACCGGGTCAGCTCCGACGCCGCCGACGCCGGGCTGCAGGCGGGCGACTTCGACTTCATCGTGACGCTTCCGGCCGACTTCACCGAGGCGGTCGCGTCGCTGTCGAGCGCGACCCCGCGCCAGGCCGACATCGAGCTGCGCACCAACGACGCCAACAACTACCTCGCCTCGACCATCGGCACGCAGGCCGTGGCCCGCATCCAGGCGTCGGTGGCGAAGAAGGTCGTCGACGAGGCGGGGCTCACGCTGCTCGACGCCCTGCACACGGTTCGGGTCAGTCTCGTGGATGCCACGACCGGGGCGACGCAGGTCGTCGACGGTCTGAACTCGGCGAAGTCGGGCTCGTCGCAGCTCGTCTCGGGCTCGTCGCAGCTCGCGGACGGCTCGTCGCAACTCGCCGACGGCACCGCTCAGCTCTCGAGCGGGGCGAACCAGCTGCGCGACGGAACCGCCCAGCTGCGCGACGGGGCCGCGCAGGTGGCCGACGGTGCGCAGCAGGTCGCCGGGGGTGTCGATCGCATCGACGCCGCCGCGCGCGAGGTCGGCTCGGTCGCCTTCGACGCCGCCGCCCGCCTGCCCGAGGCGCGCGCCGACATCGCGAAGGCCCTCGCCGACGCCGGTCTCGACCAGGCCCGCATCGACGAGATCCTGTCGCGACTCGACCCCGTGGGTCAGCGGCTCACCGAGGCCAACGGTCGCGTCCAGAACACCGTGAACCAGATCGACCAGCTCGACGACGGCGCCCGCCAGGTCGCCGCGGGCAGTGCGTCCGTGGCCTCGGGCGCGGCGACCGCGGCCGACGGAGCCTCGGCCCTCGCCGACGGCGCGGGCTCGGCGGCATCCGGAGCCGCCTCGCTGCGCGACGGTTCCGCGCAGGTGCGCGACGGCGCGACCCAGCTCGACTCCGGCCTCGCCCAGCTCGCGACCGGCGCCACGCAGCTGCGCGACGGGCTGGCCTCGGGCGTGCAGCAGATCCCCGACAACGACCAGACGACGCGCCAGGCCCAGGCCTCGGCCATCTCCGACCCGGTCGCCGTGGGCACCAGCGCGGTCACGAAGGCGCAGAACTACGGTGCCGGTCTCGCCCCGTTCTTCGCCGCCCTGGCCGGCTGGATCGGCATCTACGCGCTGTTCCTCATCGTCAAGCCCGTGTCCAAGCGCGCGGTGACGGCGCTGCGCTCCCCCGTGCGCGTGACCCTCGCCGGGTGGCTGACACCGGCGGGCCTCGGCGCCCTGCAGATGGTCGGGTTGTTCACGGTGCTCGCCGTCGCGCTGCAGTTCTCGTTCGCGAACCCGTGGGCGGCCCTCGGCATCCTGATCTTCGCCTCGGCGACGTACGCGGCCATCGTGCTGGCGCTGAACGTGTGGCTCGGATCGGTGGGACAGTTCCTCGGCCTCGTGCTGATGGTGCTGCAGCTCGTGACGGCCGGCGGCACGTTCCCCTGGCAGACCCTCCCCGCTCCCCTCGCGGCGCTGCACCACGTGCTGCCCATGGGATACGTGGTGGATGCCATGCGGCAGGTCATGTACGGAGGAGACGTCGGCCGCGTCGGCTACGACCTGCTCGTGCTCGGCGCGTGGATGGTCGGCGGGGTGCTGCTCGCCGCGATCGGCGTGACGCGCATGACGCATCACCGCACGCTGCGGGACCTGCAGCCGAGCCTGATCGGCTGA
- a CDS encoding monovalent cation/H+ antiporter complex subunit F, translating to MNPLVVVILAVFAAAAVLALIRLVIGPSILDRAVAADVLLTEVLCILGADMVINKHTQSLPAMLIIAAVGVFGSIAVARFVARKENPR from the coding sequence GTGAACCCACTCGTCGTCGTCATCCTCGCCGTCTTCGCCGCCGCTGCGGTGCTGGCGCTGATCCGCCTCGTGATCGGCCCGTCGATCCTCGACCGCGCCGTGGCCGCCGACGTGCTGCTCACCGAGGTGCTGTGCATCCTGGGCGCCGACATGGTGATCAACAAGCACACGCAGTCGCTGCCCGCGATGCTCATCATCGCCGCGGTCGGCGTGTTCGGCTCGATCGCGGTCGCCCGTTTCGTCGCGCGCAAGGAGAACCCGAGATGA
- the mnhG gene encoding monovalent cation/H(+) antiporter subunit G, whose protein sequence is MTLDSVLDTVALVLVLIGAVLCLTATIGLLRWRDVPTRLHAATKPQVLGVLLIVSAVALSLRTWEALAFGIPIVLIQFATAPLAAHMVGRAAYRNRTTDEKNLYIDELHHSTEQPGATGAQSRPES, encoded by the coding sequence ATGACCCTCGACTCCGTTCTCGACACCGTCGCGCTCGTGCTCGTGCTCATCGGCGCGGTGCTGTGCCTGACCGCGACGATCGGCCTGCTGCGCTGGCGCGACGTGCCGACCCGTCTGCACGCGGCCACCAAGCCGCAGGTGCTCGGCGTGCTGCTCATCGTGTCGGCGGTCGCGCTGTCGCTGCGCACGTGGGAGGCCCTCGCCTTCGGCATCCCGATCGTGCTCATCCAATTCGCAACCGCTCCTCTGGCCGCCCACATGGTCGGACGCGCCGCGTACCGCAACCGCACGACCGACGAGAAGAACCTGTACATCGACGAACTGCACCACAGCACCGAGCAGCCCGGAGCGACGGGCGCGCAGTCGCGCCCCGAGAGCTGA
- a CDS encoding response regulator transcription factor, whose protein sequence is MLALVTSRPAPLARPDGSPIRAVVVDDEANLSELLRMALQNEGWDVRTAANGQEAWGVIREFSPDLLVLDIMMPGVDGRELLSRLRAAGNDAPVLFLTAKDAVEDRIAGISAGADDYVTKPFNLEEVIVRLRGMARRHVAAVADADPRLRVGDLSLDEESYEVERGGIPIKLTAREFELLRYLMQNPRRVLSKAQILDQVWSYDFGGNGSVVEIYISYLRKKIDTLGEPLIHTVRGVGYTIKTP, encoded by the coding sequence ATGCTGGCTCTCGTGACCTCCCGCCCCGCACCCCTGGCCCGCCCCGACGGCTCTCCCATCCGTGCCGTCGTCGTCGACGACGAAGCGAACCTCAGCGAGCTGCTGCGCATGGCGCTGCAGAACGAGGGCTGGGACGTGCGCACGGCCGCGAACGGACAGGAGGCGTGGGGTGTCATCCGCGAGTTCTCGCCCGATCTGCTCGTGCTCGACATCATGATGCCGGGCGTCGACGGCAGGGAACTGCTGTCGCGCCTGCGTGCGGCCGGCAACGACGCCCCGGTTCTGTTCCTCACCGCGAAGGACGCGGTGGAGGACCGCATCGCGGGGATCTCGGCGGGGGCCGACGACTACGTCACGAAGCCCTTCAACCTCGAGGAGGTCATCGTGCGTCTGCGCGGGATGGCCCGGCGCCACGTCGCCGCCGTCGCCGACGCCGACCCGCGGCTGCGCGTGGGCGACCTGTCGCTCGACGAGGAGTCCTACGAGGTCGAGCGCGGCGGCATCCCGATCAAGCTCACCGCGAGGGAGTTCGAACTGCTGCGCTACCTCATGCAGAATCCGCGGCGGGTGCTGAGCAAGGCGCAGATCCTCGACCAGGTGTGGAGCTACGACTTCGGCGGCAACGGCAGCGTGGTCGAGATCTACATCTCGTACCTGCGCAAGAAGATCGACACCCTCGGCGAGCCCCTCATCCACACGGTCCGCGGGGTCGGCTACACGATCAAGACGCCATGA
- a CDS encoding ABC transporter ATP-binding protein: MTLTAPTDTLTAYRLRGVTRTYRQRDTTVQALAGVDLDIAAGDFVTIQGPTGGGKSTLLQMLGALDRPSAGSVTLGDLDIARASNADLNRVRAAEIGFVFQGFNLIPTLTAAENVDMGLEPLGLDGDERRRRVTEALERVGLADRRDHRPGELSGGQQQRVAIARAIAKQPRVLLADEPTGNLDESMRDEILEVLEGLNAEGLTLVVVTHDSAVARRARRRLRLAKGVVTDITAG, from the coding sequence ATGACCCTCACCGCCCCCACCGACACCCTGACCGCCTACCGCCTGCGGGGCGTCACCCGCACCTACCGCCAACGCGACACCACGGTGCAGGCGTTGGCCGGTGTCGACCTCGACATCGCCGCGGGCGACTTCGTCACCATCCAGGGCCCCACCGGCGGCGGCAAGTCGACGCTGCTGCAGATGCTCGGCGCTCTCGATCGCCCCTCCGCCGGGTCGGTGACGCTCGGCGACCTCGACATCGCACGCGCCTCGAACGCCGACCTGAATCGCGTGCGCGCCGCCGAGATCGGCTTCGTGTTCCAGGGTTTCAACCTCATCCCCACGCTCACCGCCGCCGAGAACGTCGACATGGGCCTCGAGCCGCTCGGTCTCGACGGCGACGAGCGGCGACGGCGCGTGACCGAAGCCCTGGAACGCGTGGGGCTCGCCGATCGCCGCGACCACCGCCCGGGCGAGCTGTCGGGCGGGCAGCAGCAGCGCGTCGCGATCGCGCGGGCGATCGCCAAGCAGCCCCGGGTGCTGCTGGCCGATGAGCCGACGGGCAATCTCGACGAGAGCATGCGCGACGAGATCCTCGAGGTGCTCGAGGGACTGAACGCCGAGGGCCTGACGCTCGTGGTGGTGACCCACGACTCCGCCGTCGCGCGGCGAGCCCGCCGCCGCCTGCGCCTGGCGAAGGGCGTGGTGACCGACATCACGGCCGGCTGA